A genomic region of Cannabis sativa cultivar Pink pepper isolate KNU-18-1 chromosome 1, ASM2916894v1, whole genome shotgun sequence contains the following coding sequences:
- the LOC115705288 gene encoding uncharacterized protein LOC115705288 has protein sequence MSLTCVKMSEDVWLTCLTHALSTETEEIMGLLLGDIEYKNGNVIALIWGASPQTRSDRRKDRVETNPEQLAAASAQAERMTTSTGRTTRVIGWYHSHPHITVLPSHVDVRTQGMYQLLDSGFIGLIFSCFSEDSFKVGRIQVIAFQSSDGKQSQISRPISLSPVNRNSVIDLESSSSSAEIAPVRSGAVIETSEQDISDSRMAGGNKVGGRSSDLGVLFANADASSVKKDRFGGSYNTNHSNDFVDIDPMDMSESMQEAMHRSNLDISGAEYVRKEVPLYVMPTSSLIKLDSPLTSFTDLQRVLYEEEQAAYNQAILQNMRNWKVHPLAFVHHTSTYQASMCKLIEYCLSPAISALQDRLRENETRMLILKDEAKNLEAETVRMSNLSSGSPRQVPSHGPRGSVSPSSSMSGAGSRSKRGSQ, from the exons ATGTCTTTAACATGTGTGAAAATGTCCGAGGACGTCTGGTTGACTTGTCTAACTCATGCATTGTCTACCGAGACCGAAGAGATCATGGGACTTCTTCTTGGTGATATCGag TACAAGAATGGGAATGTAATTGCACTAATTTGGGGAGCCTCACCACAAACTCGATCCGATAGAAGAAAGGATCGTGTGGAGACCAATCCTGAACAGCTGGCTGCTGCTTCAGCTCAAGCTGAA AGAATGACAACTTCAACAGGAAGAACAACTAGAGTGATTGGGTGGTACCATTCACATCCTCATATTACCGTTCTTCCTTCTCACGTTG ATGTGCGTACTCAGGGAATGTACCAACTCCTTGACTCTGGGTTTATTGGACTGATTTTTTCCTGTTTCAGTGAGGATTCATTCAAG GTTGGCAGGATCCAAGTCATAGCGTTCCAGTCCTCAGATGGAAAGCAATCTCAAATTTCAAGACCAATTTCTCTCTCTCCTGTAAATAGAAATTCAGTAATAGATCTTGAATCATCTTCTAGTTCTGCAGAAATTGCACCAGTGAGATCTGGTGCTGTCATTGAGACTTCTGAACAAGACATCAGTGATTCTAGAATGGCTGGAGGTAATAAG GTTGGGGGAAGATCTTCCGATTTGGGGGTTCTCTTTGCTAATGCTGATGCAAGCTCTgtaaaaaaagatagatttggAGGAAGCTACAATACGAACCATTCAAATGATTTTGTTGATATAGATCCCATGGATATGTCAGAGAGTATGCAAGAAGCAATGCATCGTTCAAATTTGGACATTAG CGGTGCGGAGTATGTCAGAAAGGAAGTTCCTCTTTATGTAATGCCTACGTCAAGCCTTATTAAGCTTGATTCTCCTTTGACTTCATTCACGGATTTGCAACGTGTATTATACGAAGAGGAACAAGCAGCATATAACCAAGCTATCTTGCAAAATATGAG GAATTGGAAAGTTCATCCACTTGCTTTTGTACATCACACATCAACATATCAGGCTTCCATGTGCAAATTAATTGAATATTG CTTGAGTCCAGCCATAAGTGCTCTGCAGGACCGTCTAAGAGAGAATGAAACTCGG ATGTTGATACTCAAAGATGAAGCCAAGAATTTAGAGGCTGAGACAGTGAGAATGAGCAACTTAAGTTCGGGATCTCCTCGTCAAGTTCCATCACATGGTCCCCGTGGAAGTGTTTCACCAAGTTCTAGTATGTCTGGTGCTGGTAGCCGGAGCAAAAGAGGGTCACAATGA